Sequence from the Sphingomonas sp. SORGH_AS_0950 genome:
GGCGACGCGCAACTGGTGAACTACCGGGTAGCCGGGAACCATTACATCGTGGATCGTCTGTTCTCAGCCGCCGAATTGCGCCTTGGCGAGAAGCCGCAGCAGGTCGTGCGGATTATCCGCACCGACGACAAGCGGGGCAACAGGTCGTGAGCGGCGAGTCCGACATGATGGTCGATGAAAGCGCTGTCGCCGTGCCGCCGCCCAAGGCAAATGTCGATACGTTGACCCTCCGCGCCCGTCCGCGCCGCGTGGTCCGCTTTCGCCGCAGCATATTGATCGGTGCGGCAGGCGGCGGATCGCTTGCCTTGGCGGGGCTGGCCTGGCTTTCGCTCGGTGGTCACCGGCTCCATATCGCTGCATCGCCGGACGAGCAGGCAGTGTCCGAGCGACGGGTGCCGACAGATGCCGTTGCCAACCTGCCGGACAGCTATAGCCGGGTGACGCCATCCACACCTATCCTCGGCCCGCCATTGCCGGGTGACCTCGGGCGGCCGATCCTCGAACGGCAACGCGAACTCGCTGCCCAGGGCGGCGAGACTGGACAGACCGAAGGGGCGGCACCGGCGCAATTGCCTCCCGCGCAAACACCCGCGGCTCAGGCCGCGGAGGCGGAGCGACTTCGGCGCGCCGATCAAGCTCGTGCTGCGCGCGAAGCTGGGGTGATGGTACAATCGGCGGGCCGCAACAAATCGCCATCCGTTGCCACCGCTTCTATAGATGACGCCGCGATTGCAGCACCTTCGATCGCCAGCGCGGGTGGTATGCCGACGGCTAGTCTCGGCACCGCTTCAAACAGCCAGCAGCCGAAGCGCGATTTCGTCAACCAGCGGGCGGACACGACCGTCAATCCGCATCGTCTCGA
This genomic interval carries:
- a CDS encoding TrbI/VirB10 family protein, which translates into the protein MMVDESAVAVPPPKANVDTLTLRARPRRVVRFRRSILIGAAGGGSLALAGLAWLSLGGHRLHIAASPDEQAVSERRVPTDAVANLPDSYSRVTPSTPILGPPLPGDLGRPILERQRELAAQGGETGQTEGAAPAQLPPAQTPAAQAAEAERLRRADQARAAREAGVMVQSAGRNKSPSVATASIDDAAIAAPSIASAGGMPTASLGTASNSQQPKRDFVNQRADTTVNPHRLEEPASPWMVMAGSSIAASLITGLDSDLPGMVVAQVTENVCDTASGRFLLVPQGSRLIGSYDSVVAFGQSRALLVWQRIILPDGSSLQFDNLPATDAAGYTGLADKVDFHTWRLLKGVALSTLLGVGTQVSIGGDGDLVRAIREATQQSASQAGQQIVTKQLAVQPTIRIRPGWPVRVLVHKDLILRPWGGR